A single region of the Streptomyces sp. NBC_00236 genome encodes:
- a CDS encoding helix-turn-helix transcriptional regulator — protein MVSRETETAEIIRRVVTDRSHSDVLIVTGDPGAGKTTLLDLAADRARVTGGRVLRAVGSESEAHLGFAGLHQMLRPVLAEAEALPSRQRSALRAVLGLDECAETPDAMLVGLAVLTLWSDLAESAPLLVVVDDAQWIDRGSLDVLSFVARRMDSEPVTLLVGVRTADALPGFDKGYERLELGPLDAEAANQLLDRQPTPPTGRTRVRILEEAAGNPLALVELAHATAIRHPEGSGVEGPLPVTDRLERIFAGHLADLPEPTRRILLLLAAADAADAPAAAVGIPEADDDAWVPADRAGLVRQDGPGISFRHPLVRSAVYHAASFEERRRAHLALAELLYEEPDRRAWHLAAATVRPDQDVSAALQQTAYRALRRGGFAAAAAAQERAAELSPRRDDRARLLTEAAATAVFTGQLGWVEHLAAAVRECTDDRALLGRAALATGQLMSLGPHHTAAFALLMRVAADATDARSPLVLDALCAAAVVRYYSGEESQQRQIQNLLSRMPDDAAGAALRAWVLAVSDPSSAGAFLTPALPGLIAEAKGDAGRLTALAIVAWVLDQTTLAARTFDEAFDQWQAHGWLPDGLGCAAGWTRLEQGRWAEARSVATDIAAMASSAGLDHAEACAHALDATVVGLLGDPATARRLAQRALALVDPLESRSVAVFARRALGMAAVAEGDYDTAYTHFRSAFTDEGDPVHYHVSYTVLAELAAAAVRRGQQAHATELLERSARRLGTGMSARVRALIDRGRALLADPDYAEPFFRAALKEPSGEQWPFERAQTQLDYGEWLRRQRRIAEARPLLSAALETFQRLGARPWVERAQAELRASGIDAVDVVPVAFAELSPQQQQIAQLAARGLTNREIGEKLFLSPRTVGSHLYRVFPKLGITARSQIRDVVESTLSGTGVQS, from the coding sequence ATGGTGAGCCGAGAAACCGAGACCGCAGAAATCATCCGGCGTGTGGTCACGGACCGGTCCCACAGCGACGTCTTGATCGTCACGGGTGACCCCGGTGCCGGAAAGACCACGCTGCTCGACCTCGCGGCCGATCGCGCACGGGTCACGGGTGGCCGAGTGCTGAGGGCGGTGGGGAGCGAATCCGAGGCGCACCTCGGATTCGCCGGTCTTCATCAGATGCTGCGCCCGGTACTTGCCGAAGCGGAGGCACTGCCGTCGCGGCAGCGCTCCGCGCTCCGAGCCGTCCTGGGGCTCGATGAGTGTGCGGAGACTCCCGACGCAATGCTCGTCGGTCTGGCGGTCCTGACCTTGTGGTCGGACCTGGCGGAATCCGCCCCGCTGCTGGTGGTGGTCGACGACGCCCAGTGGATCGACCGCGGATCACTGGACGTTCTCTCGTTCGTGGCACGACGCATGGACAGCGAACCCGTCACGCTGCTGGTCGGAGTCCGCACGGCGGACGCGCTGCCCGGCTTCGACAAGGGATACGAACGCCTCGAACTCGGCCCGCTGGACGCTGAGGCGGCCAACCAGCTGCTGGACCGGCAGCCCACGCCGCCCACCGGCCGAACCCGGGTGCGGATCCTCGAGGAGGCGGCCGGCAACCCACTGGCCCTGGTGGAACTCGCCCACGCCACCGCGATCCGGCACCCCGAGGGCAGTGGCGTGGAGGGCCCGCTGCCGGTCACCGACCGACTGGAGCGGATCTTCGCGGGGCACCTGGCGGACCTGCCGGAACCGACCCGCCGCATCCTGCTGCTGCTCGCGGCCGCAGACGCGGCGGACGCTCCGGCGGCGGCCGTGGGAATTCCCGAGGCGGACGACGACGCATGGGTACCCGCGGACCGGGCCGGTCTCGTACGCCAGGACGGGCCCGGGATCTCCTTCCGTCACCCGCTCGTCCGCTCAGCCGTCTACCACGCCGCGTCGTTCGAGGAACGGCGCCGGGCCCACCTCGCTCTCGCGGAGTTGCTGTACGAGGAGCCCGACCGCCGAGCCTGGCACCTCGCCGCCGCGACCGTGCGCCCCGACCAGGACGTGTCGGCCGCCCTGCAGCAGACGGCCTACCGGGCCCTGCGCCGGGGTGGCTTCGCGGCCGCTGCCGCGGCCCAGGAGCGCGCCGCGGAACTCAGCCCGCGCCGCGATGACCGGGCGCGTCTTCTGACCGAAGCCGCTGCCACCGCCGTCTTCACCGGTCAACTCGGCTGGGTGGAACACCTGGCAGCCGCAGTCCGCGAGTGCACCGACGACCGAGCACTGCTGGGCAGGGCCGCGCTTGCCACCGGGCAGCTCATGTCCCTGGGCCCCCATCACACAGCAGCCTTCGCCCTGCTCATGCGTGTTGCCGCCGACGCGACGGACGCCCGGTCGCCCCTCGTTCTCGACGCGTTGTGCGCGGCGGCGGTGGTCCGTTACTACTCGGGCGAGGAGTCCCAGCAGCGACAGATTCAGAACCTGCTCTCCCGCATGCCCGACGATGCCGCCGGAGCTGCGCTCCGCGCCTGGGTACTGGCCGTCTCCGACCCCAGCAGCGCAGGAGCCTTTCTCACACCGGCCCTGCCCGGGCTCATCGCCGAGGCCAAGGGCGACGCCGGCCGCCTGACCGCGCTGGCCATCGTTGCCTGGGTGCTCGACCAGACCACCCTCGCCGCCAGGACCTTCGACGAGGCGTTCGACCAGTGGCAGGCCCATGGATGGCTCCCGGACGGACTGGGATGCGCGGCCGGCTGGACCCGCCTGGAGCAGGGCCGATGGGCGGAGGCCCGCTCGGTGGCGACTGACATCGCGGCCATGGCATCGTCGGCCGGACTCGACCACGCCGAGGCGTGTGCTCATGCACTCGACGCCACGGTGGTCGGCCTGCTCGGTGACCCGGCCACCGCACGCCGGCTCGCCCAACGAGCTCTGGCTCTCGTCGATCCACTGGAGAGCCGCTCCGTCGCGGTCTTCGCGCGTCGGGCCCTGGGGATGGCGGCCGTGGCCGAGGGCGACTACGACACCGCGTACACGCATTTCCGCTCCGCTTTCACCGACGAAGGCGATCCGGTCCACTACCACGTCTCCTACACCGTCCTGGCCGAACTGGCGGCAGCGGCCGTCCGCCGAGGACAGCAGGCGCACGCCACAGAGCTGCTCGAACGGTCGGCGCGGCGCCTCGGTACGGGCATGTCGGCACGGGTGCGCGCACTGATAGACCGGGGCCGCGCCCTGCTGGCGGATCCCGACTACGCGGAGCCGTTCTTCCGGGCAGCGCTCAAGGAACCCTCAGGTGAGCAGTGGCCGTTCGAACGGGCGCAGACACAGCTCGACTACGGGGAATGGCTCCGGCGGCAGCGCCGAATCGCCGAGGCCCGTCCGCTGCTGAGCGCCGCCCTGGAAACCTTCCAGCGGCTGGGCGCGCGGCCGTGGGTCGAGCGGGCACAGGCAGAACTGCGCGCCTCCGGCATCGACGCCGTCGACGTCGTGCCCGTCGCCTTCGCCGAACTCAGCCCCCAGCAGCAGCAGATCGCCCAGCTGGCGGCCCGTGGCCTGACGAATCGTGAGATCGGGGAGAAGCTGTTCCTCTCACCGCGCACGGTCGGTTCGCACCTCTACCGTGTGTTCCCCAAGCTGGGCATCACCGCCCGCTCACAGATCCGCGACGTGGTCGAAAGCACTCTGTCGGGTACCGGTGTTCAGAGCTGA
- a CDS encoding TetR/AcrR family transcriptional regulator has protein sequence MSAAPVGTREISRHAVRAELARVAFNQFCLTGFNQVTFADLSKAAGVSRSTFLRYFGTKEDVVLFVFDPVGDVITDALDAERANQDDWSRLRNALESAVTFLVRDVQELVTILGLIEQTPALCARLREKQAEWRPEIVARLQETAASTVGSSVIANVRAAAALECLWIVLGQWSASDGEEDLGKLLDDAFAAFATPTCRQTDAPT, from the coding sequence ATGAGCGCAGCGCCAGTCGGTACCCGTGAGATCAGCCGCCACGCGGTGCGAGCAGAACTGGCCCGCGTAGCGTTCAACCAGTTCTGCCTCACCGGCTTCAACCAGGTCACCTTCGCCGACCTCTCCAAAGCCGCCGGAGTGTCGCGGAGCACCTTCCTGCGCTACTTCGGCACCAAGGAGGACGTGGTCCTGTTCGTCTTCGACCCCGTCGGCGACGTCATCACTGACGCGCTCGATGCCGAGCGGGCCAACCAGGACGACTGGAGCAGGCTGCGCAACGCCCTGGAGTCAGCCGTGACGTTCCTTGTACGCGACGTCCAGGAACTCGTGACGATCCTCGGCCTCATCGAGCAGACCCCAGCCCTGTGCGCACGCCTCCGCGAGAAGCAGGCTGAATGGCGGCCGGAGATCGTCGCCCGACTTCAGGAGACAGCCGCCTCGACCGTCGGCTCATCGGTCATCGCCAACGTTCGCGCAGCCGCGGCGCTCGAATGCTTGTGGATCGTCCTCGGGCAATGGAGTGCGAGCGACGGCGAAGAGGACCTCGGCAAACTGCTGGACGATGCGTTCGCCGCCTTCGCGACCCCGACATGCCGGCAGACGGACGCTCCGACGTAA
- a CDS encoding enoyl-CoA hydratase/isomerase family protein yields MSYEDLPALTIDVSEGVATVTIDHPPLNLMDAVLLPSLRAFVARVRDDADVRVIVFESADPEFFVAHGDMAYLTDPDALPAATRAAIAAAPDSPIPEGLNILQAMSEEVRSLPQVTIGKLAGFARGAGNEFFMYLDMRFAAIGKSGQGQPESLMGILPGGGGTVNMTRLAGRARALELILGAELVGAELAERYGLINRALPAAELDSFVDTLARRIAGLRPEVIGITKAAVDAVAQPIPRPAYAVENEGLSAAFGDEVTELAHKLLAAGIQTREGERDHERIANSI; encoded by the coding sequence ATGAGCTATGAAGACCTTCCCGCCCTGACGATCGACGTCTCGGAGGGGGTCGCAACGGTGACAATCGATCACCCGCCACTCAATCTGATGGACGCGGTCCTCCTGCCGTCGCTCCGGGCATTCGTCGCACGTGTGCGGGACGACGCCGACGTCCGCGTCATCGTCTTCGAGAGTGCTGACCCGGAGTTCTTCGTTGCGCACGGTGACATGGCCTACCTCACCGACCCCGACGCGCTGCCCGCAGCCACTCGCGCTGCGATCGCGGCTGCACCGGACTCGCCCATCCCCGAGGGCTTGAACATCCTCCAGGCGATGAGCGAGGAGGTCCGCTCGCTGCCGCAGGTCACCATCGGCAAGCTGGCGGGCTTCGCGCGCGGCGCGGGCAACGAGTTCTTCATGTACCTGGACATGCGATTCGCGGCCATCGGCAAGTCGGGGCAGGGGCAGCCGGAGTCCTTGATGGGGATTCTCCCCGGAGGCGGCGGCACGGTGAACATGACGCGCCTGGCAGGAAGGGCCCGAGCGCTGGAGCTCATTCTCGGCGCCGAACTCGTGGGCGCCGAGCTCGCGGAACGGTACGGCCTGATCAACCGTGCCCTGCCCGCCGCAGAACTCGATTCCTTCGTCGACACCCTCGCCCGACGGATCGCCGGCCTGCGGCCCGAGGTAATCGGCATTACCAAGGCCGCAGTCGACGCGGTCGCGCAGCCGATTCCGCGTCCGGCGTACGCCGTCGAGAACGAGGGCCTGTCCGCGGCGTTCGGCGATGAGGTCACCGAGCTCGCCCACAAGCTGCTCGCCGCCGGCATCCAGACCCGCGAGGGCGAACGGGACCACGAGCGCATCGCCAACAGCATCTGA